A DNA window from Arachis duranensis cultivar V14167 chromosome 3, aradu.V14167.gnm2.J7QH, whole genome shotgun sequence contains the following coding sequences:
- the LOC107479813 gene encoding reticulon-like protein B2: protein MAEHHEHEEGKGESLLDKISGKIHDHDDSSSSSDSDNEKNSTSESIKNKVFRLFGREKPVHKVLGGGKPADVFLWRNKKISATVLGVATAVWVLFELLEYHLLTLVCHLLIFALAGLFLWSNASNFINKRPPQIPNLHIPEDPVLQFASALRIEINTALDVLRDIASGRDLKMFLTVIAGLWVFSILGSCCNFLTLFYIAFVLLHTVPVLYEKYEDQVDSFAEKATVEIKKQYAVFDAKVLSKIPRGPLKDKKKD, encoded by the exons ATGGCGGAGCATCACGAGCACGAGGAAGGGAAGGGGGAATCGCTGTTGGATAAGATATCTGGAAAGATCCACGACCACGACGACTCGTCGTCTTCCTCCGATTCCGACAACGAGAAGAATAGCACCTCTGAATCCATCAAGAACAAGGTCTTCAGGCTCTTCGGCAGGGAGAAGCCAGTTCACAAGGTCCTTGGTGGTGGAAAAC CGGCTGATGTGTTTCtatggagaaacaagaagataTCTGCAACGGTGCTTGGAGTTGCGACTGCTGTGTGGGTTCTGTTTGAATTGCTTGAATACCATCTCCTCACTTTGGTTTGTCACCTCCTGATTTTTGCACTGGCCGGGTTGTTTTTGTGGTCCAATGCCTCAAATTTCATCAACAA GAGGCCACCTCAGATTCCAAACCTCCATATTCCCGAGGACCCTGTTCTACAATTTGCCTCTGCTCttagaattgaaattaacaCAGCTCTTGATGTATTACGGGATATTGCATCAGGAAGGGATCTCAAGATGTTCCTCACG GTCATTGCTGGATTATGGGTTTTCTCCATTCTGGGAAGCTGTTGCAACTTCTTGACGTTGTTCTACATTG CCTTTGTTTTGCTTCACACTGTTCCTGTGCTCTATGAGAAGTATGAAGACCAGGTGGACTCCTTTGCTGAGAAGGCAACAGTGGAGATTAAGAAGCAGTATGCAGTGTTTGATGCCAAGGTTTTGAGCAAGATTCCCAGAGGACCTttgaaagataaaaagaaggaTTGA